In Macadamia integrifolia cultivar HAES 741 unplaced genomic scaffold, SCU_Mint_v3 scaffold149, whole genome shotgun sequence, one DNA window encodes the following:
- the LOC122063896 gene encoding FACT complex subunit SPT16-like, whose translation MNQNTMASDGKNSVAASAYTINLENFRIRLKSFYSHWKEHKTDLWGSTDVIAVATPPASEDLRYLKSSALNIWLLGYEFPETIMVFMKKQIHLLCSQKKASLLEVIKKSSKEAVGVEVVIHVKARSDGGAALMEEIFCAVRAQSKSDGHESPVVGQIAKEASEGKLLEKWAEKLNNSKFLLSDVTNGFSELFAVKDDSELTSVRKAAYLTASVMKNVVVPKLEKVIDEEKKVTHSSLMDDTEKAILDPTRAKVKLKAENVDICYPPVFQSGGEFDLRPTASSNDENLYYESTSVIICAIGSRYNSYCSNLARTFLIDANTVQSKAYGVLLKAHEAAIGALNPGSKVSAAYQAALSLVEKDAPELVANLTKSAGTGIGIEFRESGLSLNAKNDRELKAGMVFNVSLGFQNLQAQTNNPKTDKFSLLLADTVIVSEKKPEVLTSASSKAVKDVAYSFNEDEDEEEEQKIPKAEVNGNEPFLSKATLRSENNEMSKEEQRRQHQAELARQKNEETARRLAGDGTKTGDARGGARVLGDLIAYKNVNDMPPFRELIIQIDQKNEAILLPIHGSMVPFHVATVKSVNSQQDTNKSWFIRIIFNVPGTPFNPHDANSLKYQGSIHLKEVSFRSKDSRHISEMVQQIKTLRRQVMSRESERAERATLVTQEKLQLAGGKFKSIRLPDLWIRPPFGGRGRKISGTLEAHVNGFRYSTSRQNERVDIMYGNIKHAFFQPAEKEMITLLHFHLHNHIMVGNKKTKDVQFYVEVMDVVQTLGGGRRSANDPDEIEEEQRERDRKNRISIDFQNFVNKVSDLWGQTQFRGLDLEFDQPLRDLGFHGVPHKSSAFIVPTSSCLVELIETPFLVITLSEIEIVNLERVELGQKSFDMAIVFKDFKKSVLRIDSIPSSSLEGIKEWLDAADIKYYESRMNLNWAPILKRITDDPQTFIDEGGWEFLNLEASDSDSGNTEDSDQGYEPSDVQSDSVSDDEDDDSESLVESDEDDNDDDSDEDLEEEEEEGKTWEELEREASKADREKGNESDSEEERKRRKMKAFGKGRVPDRGGPPKRAKLR comes from the coding sequence ATGAATCAAAATACCATGGCTTCAGATGGCAAGAATTCTGTAGCAGCAAGTGCATACACCATCAATCTTGAAAATTTCAGAATACGGCTTAAAAGTTTTTATTCTCACTGGAAGGAACACAAAACTGATCTATGGGGCTCCACTGATGTTATAGCTGTCGCAACACCTCCAGCTTCTGAGGATCTAAGGTACCTGAAATCCTCAGCACTGAACATTTGGTTGCTTGGTTATGAATTCCCGGAGACAATTATGGTTTTCATGAAGAAGCAGATCCATTTATTATGTAGCCAGAAGAAGGCCTCTCTGCTTGAAGTCATTAAAAAATCATCCAAAGAAGCTGTAGGAGTAGAAGTTGTCATTCATGTAAAGGCAAGGAGTGATGGTGGAGCTGCTTTAATGGAGGAGATATTCTGCGCTGTCCGTGCTCAGTCAAAATCAGATGGTCATGAATCCCCTGTTGTTGGACAAATAGCTAAGGAGGCTTCCGAAGGGAAACTGTTGGAGAAATGGGCTGAAAAACTAAATAACTCCAAGTTCCTGCTTAGTGATGTGACAAATGGGTTCTCAGAGCTATTTGCTGTCAAGGACGATTCTGAGCTTACATCTGTGAGGAAGGCAGCATACTTGACTGCTTCTGTGATGAAGAATGTTGTTGTCCCAAAACTTGAGAAGGTCATTGATGAAGAGAAAAAGGTCACTCATTCTTCATTAATGGATGACACTGAGAAGGCAATTCTGGATCCCACAAGGGCTAAAGTGAAGCTCAAGGCAGAGAATGTCGATATTTGTTACCCTCCAGTCTTTCAGAGTGGAGGAGAGTTTGATCTAAGGCCAACTGCTTCAAGTAATGATGAGAATCTCTACTATGAGTCTACAAGTGTAATCATATGTGCGATTGGATCTCGCTATAATAGTTACTGCTCTAATCTTGCCAGGACTTTTCTGATTGATGCAAATACTGTGCAAAGCAAGGCTTACGGGGTTCTCCTTAAGGCTCATGAAGCGGCAATCGGTGCATTAAATCCAGGGAGTAAGGTCAGTGCTGCCTACCAAGCAGCCCTATCACTTGTTGAGAAGGATGCTCCAGAATTAGTGGCAAATCTAACAAAATCTGCCGGTACGGGTATTGGTATTGAGTTCCGTGAATCAGGGTTGAGCCTCAATGCCAAGAATGATAGAGAATTGAAGGCAGGAATGGTTTTCAATGTTTCACTTGGATTTCAGAATTTGCAAGCACAGACAAATAATCCGAAGACAGACAAATTCTCACTGTTGCTTGCTGATACAGTTATTGTCAGTGAGAAGAAACCAGAAGTTTTGACTTCTGCAAGCTCCAAGGCTGTCAAAGATGTGGCTTATTCTTTcaatgaagatgaggatgaggaagaagaacaaaaaataccCAAAGCTGAAGTCAATGGCAATGAGCCTTTTTTGTCGAAGGCAACACTAAGGTCTGAGAACAATGAAATGTCAAAAGAGGAGCAACGGAGACAGCACCAGGCTGAGCTTGCTCGCCAAAAGAATGAGGAAACTGCAAGAAGGCTTGCTGGGGATGGAACCAAGACAGGGGATGCTCGTGGTGGAGCAAGAGTTCTGGGTGATCTTATTGCCTACAAGAATGTCAATGATATGCCTCCTTTCAGGGAATTGATCATTCAGATTGACCAGAAGAATGAAGCCATTCTCTTGCCAATTCATGGAAGCATGGTTCCTTTCCATGTTGCCACTGTCAAAAGTGTGAACAGCCAACAAGACACTAATAAATCTTGGTTTATCCGTATAATTTTCAATGTTCCAGGAACCCCATTCAATCCCCATGATGCTAACTCTCTGAAATATCAAGGATCTATCCATTTGAAGGAGGTCTCATTCCGCTCCAAGGACTCAAGACATATTAGTGAAATGGTACAGCAGATCAAAACCCTTCGGCGGCAGGTTATGTCAAGGGAATCAGAGAGAGCTGAGAGGGCCACATTGGTTACTCAGGAGAAGCTGCAATTAGCAGGGGGTAAATTCAAGTCAATAAGGTTGCCAGACCTGTGGATCCGTCCTCCTTTTGGAGGTCGGGGAAGAAAGATCTCTGGTACTTTAGAAGCCCATGTAAATGGGTTCCGGTATTCTACATCAAGACAGAATGAGCGTGTTGACATCATGTATGGCAACATCAAGCATGCATTCTTCCAGCCTGCTGAGAAAGAGATGATCACCTTACTGCACTTCCACCTGCACAACCACATTATGGTAGGAAACAAGAAAACCAAGGATGTCCAATTCTATGTTGAGGTAATGGATGTGGTCCAGACGCTGGGTGGTGGGAGGAGATCTGCCAATGATCCAGATGAGATCGAGGAGGAGCAGCGGGAAAGGGATAGGAAGAACAGGATCAGCATCGACTTTCAGAACTTTGTCAACAAGGTGAGCGATCTTTGGGGACAGACACAGTTCAGAGGGCTTGACCTTGAGTTTGACCAGCCTCTGAGAGATCTTGGCTTCCATGGAGTTCCCCACAAGTCATCGGCTTTCATTGTTCCAACCTCAAGCTGTCTGGTCGAGTTGATAGAGACACCTTTCCTGGTGATCACATTGAGTGAGATTGAGATAGTTAACCTGGAGAGAGTTGAGCTTGGACAGAAGAGCTTTGACATGGCTATAGTATTCAAGGACTTCAAGAAAAGTGTCCTTCGGATTGATTCGATTccatcttcatcacttgaagGCATCAAAGAATGGCTTGATGCAGCAGACATCAAGTACTATGAGAGCAGGATGAATTTGAACTGGGCACCAATATTGAAGAGAATCACTGATGACCCACAGACATTCATTGACGAGGGTGGGTGGGAGTTCCTTAACTTGGAAGCATCAGACTCGGACTCAGGAAACACTGAGGACTCTGACCAAGGTTATGAGCCATCAGATGTGCAGTCTGACTCGGTttctgatgatgaggatgatgacAGTGAGTCACTGGTGGAGTCAGATGAGGATGACAATGACGACGACTCTGATGAAGacttggaggaggaggaagaggaggggaagacaTGGGAGGAGTTGGAGAGGGAGGCAAGCAAAGCAGACAGGGAGAAAGGGAATGAGTCCGATAGCgaggaggagaggaagagaaggaagatgaaGGCTTTTGGTAAGGGTCGGGTCCCTGATAGAGGTGGCCCTCCCAAGAGAGCTAAGTTAAGGTAA